The proteins below come from a single Streptococcus porcinus genomic window:
- the malQ gene encoding 4-alpha-glucanotransferase, with product MNKRASGVLMHISSLPGPFGIGTFGKSAYDFVDFLKETKQTYWQILPLTTTSFGDSPYQSFSAVAGNTHFIDFDFLVEAGYLEQSDFTGVFFGSDPESVDYATIFSARRPILEKAVANFLASANGKKELETFMQSASWLADYSDFMAIKEYFSNKALQDWPDMAIVKRDQKALASYQEKLADLIDYHKVCQYFFFQQWFALKEYANQKGIQIIGDMPIYISADSVEVWTMPELFKVDQDKKPLYIAGVPADGFSEDGQLWGNPIYDWNNHLKTNFAWWIFRIQESCRMYDLIRIDHFKGFSDFWEIPGGDKTAKNGHWASAPGFELFETVKNVLGDLPIIAENLGYIDARAEKLLAATGFPGMKILEFGLYDETSQSFDLPHHYDRNNIAYTGTHDNEVINGWYENLTVKQARFVNTYLAKSPDEPITKAMLRTIFASVCDYAILCMQDLLDKPAESRMNMPNTVGGNWQWRMLADDLTEEHKVYLTQLTERYGRANTH from the coding sequence ATGAATAAACGTGCAAGTGGAGTCCTCATGCATATCAGCTCCTTACCAGGTCCATTTGGGATTGGTACATTTGGAAAATCTGCTTATGACTTTGTCGATTTCTTAAAAGAAACCAAGCAAACCTATTGGCAAATTTTGCCTTTAACAACAACCAGTTTTGGAGATTCCCCTTACCAGTCTTTTTCAGCGGTTGCTGGGAATACCCATTTTATTGACTTCGATTTCTTGGTTGAAGCTGGTTATTTAGAACAATCAGATTTTACAGGAGTTTTCTTTGGTTCTGATCCTGAGTCAGTTGATTATGCTACCATTTTCTCAGCAAGACGCCCTATTTTAGAAAAAGCAGTTGCAAATTTTTTAGCGTCAGCCAATGGGAAAAAAGAGTTAGAGACTTTTATGCAAAGTGCAAGCTGGCTAGCAGACTATTCAGATTTTATGGCTATTAAGGAATATTTTAGCAATAAAGCTCTGCAAGACTGGCCTGATATGGCGATCGTCAAACGTGATCAGAAAGCGTTAGCTTCTTACCAAGAGAAGTTGGCGGATCTTATAGATTATCATAAAGTTTGTCAATATTTCTTTTTCCAACAATGGTTTGCATTAAAAGAATATGCTAATCAAAAGGGGATTCAAATTATTGGTGATATGCCCATTTACATATCCGCTGATAGTGTTGAAGTTTGGACAATGCCTGAATTATTTAAGGTTGATCAGGATAAAAAACCACTCTATATAGCAGGAGTTCCGGCAGATGGCTTTAGTGAAGATGGACAACTTTGGGGTAATCCTATTTATGACTGGAATAACCATCTCAAAACGAATTTCGCTTGGTGGATTTTCCGCATTCAAGAAAGTTGTCGAATGTATGATCTTATTCGGATTGATCATTTTAAAGGCTTCTCTGATTTTTGGGAAATTCCTGGGGGAGACAAGACTGCTAAAAATGGGCACTGGGCTTCAGCGCCAGGCTTTGAACTATTTGAGACCGTAAAAAATGTCTTAGGAGATCTTCCGATTATTGCGGAGAACCTGGGGTACATTGACGCTCGAGCGGAGAAACTGTTAGCTGCCACTGGCTTCCCAGGCATGAAAATATTAGAATTTGGGCTTTATGATGAAACAAGTCAAAGCTTTGATTTGCCTCATCATTATGATAGGAATAATATTGCCTATACTGGAACCCATGATAATGAAGTTATCAATGGCTGGTATGAAAACTTAACTGTTAAGCAAGCACGATTTGTCAATACTTATCTTGCTAAATCTCCTGACGAGCCTATTACGAAGGCTATGTTACGTACTATTTTCGCGTCGGTCTGTGATTATGCCATTCTTTGTATGCAAGATCTGTTAGATAAACCTGCTGAGAGTCGAATGAATATGCCAAATACTGTTGGTGGCAATTGGCAGTGGCGGATGCTGGCAGATGACTTAACTGAAGAACATAAAGTTTACTTAACACAACTTACTGAACGTTACGGTCGAGCGAACACACACTAA
- the glgP gene encoding glycogen/starch/alpha-glucan family phosphorylase, which translates to MSTFTTYTENRLGKPLSEAQNEEIYLSLLNYVKEAAAHKTKNDAKRKVYYISAEFLIGKLLSNNLINLGIYKEIKEELAKAGKSIAEVEDVELEPSLGNGGLGRLASCFIDSISSLGINGEGVGLNYHCGLFKQVFKHNEQEAEPNYWIEDQSWLVPTEISYDIPFKNFTLKSRLDRIDVLGYQRETKNYLNLFDIEGVDYGLIKDGISFDKTEIEKNLTLFLYPDDSDRNGELLRIYQQYFMVSNAAQLLIDEAIERGSNLHDLADYAYVQINDTHPSMVIPELIRLLTEKHGFDFEEAVSIVKQMVGYTNHTILAEALEKWPLAYLNEVVPHLVVIIEKLNELIASQVADKSVQIIDESGRVHMAHMDIHFATSVNGVAALHTEILKTSELKAFYDLYPEKFNNKTNGITFRRWLEFANQDLADYIKELIGDDYLTDSSKLEKLLAFADDQTVHAKLAEIKYQNKLSLKRYLKDNKGIDLDENSIIDTQIKRFHEYKRQQMNALYVIHKYLDIKKGNLPKRKITVIFGGKAAPAYIIAQDIIHLILCLSELINNDPEVSPYLNVHLVENYNVTVAEHLIPASDISEQISLASKEASGTGNMKFMLNGALTLGTMDGANVEIAELAGMDNIYTFGKDSDTIINLYADGGYVSKHYYDIHPEIKAAVNFIISPQMLELGNETRLDRLYKELINKDWFMTLIDLAEYIDVKEKMLADYENQNLWMTKVVNNIAKAGFFSSDRTIEQYNQEIWHSN; encoded by the coding sequence ATGTCAACTTTCACAACTTATACTGAGAATCGTCTTGGAAAACCATTATCCGAAGCGCAAAATGAAGAAATTTATCTGTCGTTATTAAATTATGTTAAAGAGGCTGCAGCTCATAAAACTAAAAATGATGCAAAGCGTAAGGTCTATTATATCTCAGCAGAATTTCTTATTGGTAAATTATTATCAAACAATCTTATCAACTTGGGTATTTATAAAGAAATCAAAGAAGAATTAGCTAAGGCTGGCAAATCCATCGCTGAAGTAGAAGATGTGGAATTAGAACCATCTTTAGGAAATGGTGGTTTGGGACGTTTAGCCTCATGTTTTATTGATTCTATCTCAAGTTTAGGAATTAATGGTGAAGGGGTTGGTCTCAATTATCATTGTGGACTCTTTAAGCAAGTTTTTAAACATAATGAACAAGAAGCAGAACCAAACTACTGGATTGAAGACCAATCATGGTTGGTTCCGACAGAGATTTCCTATGATATTCCGTTCAAAAACTTTACATTGAAATCTCGCTTAGATCGTATTGATGTTCTAGGCTACCAGCGTGAAACAAAAAATTATCTGAACTTGTTTGACATCGAAGGTGTTGATTATGGCTTAATCAAAGATGGCATTTCATTTGATAAAACTGAAATTGAAAAGAACTTAACTTTATTCTTGTACCCAGATGATTCTGACCGTAATGGTGAGTTGCTTCGTATCTACCAACAATATTTCATGGTGTCAAACGCAGCTCAACTCCTAATCGATGAAGCCATTGAACGTGGGTCAAACTTGCATGACTTGGCAGACTATGCTTATGTTCAAATTAATGACACTCACCCATCGATGGTTATTCCAGAATTGATTCGTTTATTGACTGAAAAACATGGATTTGATTTTGAAGAAGCAGTGTCAATTGTTAAGCAAATGGTTGGGTATACAAACCATACTATCTTAGCAGAAGCTCTTGAAAAGTGGCCATTAGCCTATTTGAATGAAGTTGTTCCTCATCTAGTTGTGATTATCGAAAAATTAAATGAGTTGATTGCGTCACAAGTTGCTGATAAATCAGTTCAAATCATTGATGAGTCTGGTCGCGTTCACATGGCACATATGGATATTCATTTTGCAACGAGTGTTAATGGGGTGGCAGCACTGCATACTGAAATCTTAAAGACTAGTGAATTAAAGGCTTTCTATGACCTTTATCCTGAAAAATTCAATAATAAGACTAATGGGATAACATTCCGTCGTTGGTTAGAATTTGCTAATCAAGATTTGGCTGATTATATTAAAGAACTCATTGGCGATGACTACCTTACAGATAGTTCAAAACTGGAGAAACTGTTAGCCTTTGCTGATGATCAAACAGTTCATGCTAAACTAGCAGAAATTAAATATCAGAACAAGTTATCATTGAAACGTTACCTGAAAGACAATAAAGGTATCGATTTGGACGAAAACTCAATTATAGATACACAAATTAAACGTTTCCATGAATATAAACGTCAACAAATGAATGCCCTTTATGTTATTCATAAATATTTAGACATTAAAAAGGGTAACCTTCCAAAACGTAAGATTACAGTTATTTTTGGTGGTAAAGCAGCACCTGCCTACATCATTGCCCAAGATATCATTCATCTAATTCTTTGCCTGTCAGAATTAATTAACAATGATCCGGAGGTTAGTCCTTACCTCAATGTTCATTTGGTTGAAAATTACAATGTGACTGTAGCAGAGCATTTAATTCCGGCAAGTGATATTTCTGAACAAATTTCTTTAGCTTCAAAAGAAGCATCGGGAACCGGTAATATGAAATTTATGCTTAACGGTGCTTTAACTTTAGGAACTATGGACGGAGCCAATGTCGAAATTGCAGAATTAGCGGGGATGGATAATATCTATACTTTTGGTAAAGATTCAGATACGATTATTAATTTGTATGCTGATGGCGGTTATGTTTCAAAACATTATTATGATATTCACCCAGAAATCAAGGCTGCTGTTAACTTTATTATTAGTCCACAAATGCTTGAACTAGGTAATGAGACTAGACTTGATCGTCTTTATAAAGAACTTATTAATAAAGATTGGTTCATGACCTTGATTGATTTAGCAGAATACATTGACGTCAAAGAAAAAATGTTGGCTGATTATGAGAATCAGAACTTGTGGATGACTAAAGTTGTGAATAATATTGCTAAAGCAGGTTTCTTCTCTTCAGATAGAACAATTGAGCAATATAACCAAGAAATTTGGCATTCAAATTAG
- the miaA gene encoding tRNA (adenosine(37)-N6)-dimethylallyltransferase MiaA translates to MSNKEKILVIVGPTAVGKTELGIRLAQVFNGEIISGDSQQVYCHLDIGTAKATQAEQEAVPHHLINIREVTDTYSAFDFVNDAKKAINTILAKGKLPIIVGGTGLYLQSLLEGYHLGGNLDQEALLNYRKDLESLETKEIFAMVEHNGLVIPELNRRRAIRALELQRFGQDLSNQDFPYKSMIIGLNDERELIYDRINQRVDRMLASGLLREAKWLYENFPTAQASRAIGYKELFSYFRGDETLEEASAHLKQNTRRFAKRQLTWFRNRMSVDFYPISASDYPMTIEQKVAAFLKD, encoded by the coding sequence ATGTCAAATAAAGAAAAAATCCTCGTCATTGTTGGACCAACGGCGGTAGGAAAAACAGAGCTAGGTATAAGGTTAGCACAAGTGTTTAATGGTGAAATTATTTCAGGTGATAGTCAACAAGTTTATTGTCATTTGGATATTGGAACAGCAAAAGCGACTCAAGCCGAACAAGAAGCAGTTCCCCACCATCTTATTAATATTCGAGAAGTCACCGATACTTATTCTGCCTTTGACTTTGTTAATGATGCTAAAAAAGCTATTAATACAATTTTAGCAAAGGGGAAACTTCCTATTATTGTAGGAGGTACTGGGCTTTATTTGCAAAGCTTACTGGAAGGGTATCATCTGGGCGGGAACCTTGATCAAGAAGCTCTTTTAAACTACCGTAAGGATTTAGAATCTTTGGAAACAAAGGAAATCTTTGCTATGGTAGAACATAACGGCCTAGTTATTCCTGAATTAAACCGTCGACGCGCAATCAGAGCCTTAGAATTACAGCGTTTTGGTCAGGATTTAAGCAACCAGGATTTCCCCTACAAAAGTATGATTATTGGTTTAAATGATGAGCGAGAACTTATCTATGATAGAATCAATCAAAGAGTCGATAGGATGTTGGCTTCGGGGCTATTGAGAGAAGCCAAATGGCTCTATGAGAATTTCCCAACTGCACAAGCAAGTAGAGCCATTGGCTATAAAGAATTATTCTCCTACTTTAGAGGCGATGAGACTTTAGAAGAAGCAAGTGCCCATTTAAAGCAGAATACTCGACGCTTTGCTAAAAGACAGTTAACGTGGTTTCGAAATAGAATGTCTGTAGACTTTTATCCTATTTCTGCTAGCGACTACCCTATGACTATTGAGCAGAAAGTAGCGGCCTTTTTAAAAGATTAG
- a CDS encoding rhodanese-related sulfurtransferase has product MSEKIRVLLYYKYVAIENAQEYAAEHLAFCKSIGLKGRILIADEGINGTVSGDYETTQKYMDWVHSDERFADLWFKMDEEGEQAFKKMFVRYKKEIVHLGLEDNQFDEDVNPLELTGEYLNPKQFKEALLDEDTVVLDTRNDYEYDLGHFRGAIRPDIRNFRDLPQWVRDNKDKFMEKRVVVYCTGGVRCEKFSGWMVREGFKDVGQLHGGIATYGKDPEVQGELWDGAMYVFDERIAVPINHVNPTVIARDYFDDTPCERYVNCANLFCNKQIFASEANEAKYVRGCSPECRAHERNRYVAENGLSRQEWASRLEAIGEHLPELETV; this is encoded by the coding sequence ATGTCAGAAAAAATTAGAGTCTTACTCTACTACAAGTATGTTGCTATTGAAAATGCACAAGAATATGCTGCTGAACACTTGGCTTTTTGTAAATCTATTGGCTTAAAAGGTCGGATTTTAATTGCTGATGAGGGAATTAACGGTACAGTTTCTGGGGACTATGAAACAACTCAGAAATATATGGATTGGGTTCATAGTGATGAACGCTTTGCCGACTTATGGTTTAAGATGGATGAAGAAGGTGAGCAAGCCTTTAAGAAAATGTTTGTCCGCTATAAAAAAGAAATTGTTCATCTTGGCTTAGAAGATAATCAGTTCGATGAAGATGTCAACCCGTTAGAATTGACTGGTGAATATTTGAATCCTAAGCAATTTAAAGAAGCCCTTTTAGATGAAGATACAGTCGTGTTAGATACACGTAACGACTACGAGTATGATTTAGGACATTTCCGCGGAGCGATTCGTCCGGATATCCGTAATTTCCGAGATTTACCTCAGTGGGTCCGAGACAATAAAGACAAGTTTATGGAAAAACGGGTTGTTGTTTACTGCACAGGTGGTGTTCGTTGTGAAAAATTCTCTGGCTGGATGGTTCGTGAAGGTTTTAAAGATGTTGGCCAATTACATGGTGGTATTGCAACCTACGGCAAAGATCCAGAAGTTCAAGGCGAGCTTTGGGATGGAGCAATGTATGTTTTTGATGAGCGTATCGCAGTGCCAATTAATCATGTAAACCCAACGGTAATTGCAAGAGATTATTTTGATGATACCCCTTGTGAACGTTATGTTAATTGTGCTAATCTTTTCTGTAACAAGCAAATTTTTGCTTCAGAGGCAAATGAAGCAAAATATGTTCGTGGCTGTTCACCAGAATGTCGAGCTCATGAACGAAATCGCTATGTAGCAGAAAATGGACTAAGCCGTCAAGAGTGGGCTAGTCGTTTAGAAGCAATTGGTGAGCATTTACCAGAGTTAGAAACAGTTTAA
- the hflX gene encoding GTPase HflX, which yields MTETKVEQERVVLIGVALQTTENIDMSMEELASLAQTAGAQVVSSYLQKREKYDSKTFIGSGKLDEIKLMIDADAIDTVIVNNRLTPRQNANLEEILEVKVIDRMQLILDIFAMRARSHEGKLQVHLAQLKYMLPRLVGQGIMLSRQAGGIGSRGPGESQLELNRRSIRHQISDIEKQLAIVEKNRQTIRDRRVQSDTFKIGLIGYTNAGKSTIMNVLTDDGQYEANELFATLDATTKQIYLQNQFRATLTDTVGFIQDLPTELVAAFKSTLEESRYVDLLLHVVDASDSNHSEQEKVVLDILKDLEMLDIPRLVIYNKMDQADHLTATAFPNVRLSAKDPESRSLLRRIISHQIQELYHPFSIKVHQEKAYKLYDLNKIALLDSYRFEEEVEEISGYINPKHKWRLEEFYD from the coding sequence ATGACAGAGACGAAAGTTGAGCAAGAGAGGGTAGTATTAATAGGTGTTGCCCTACAGACCACAGAAAATATTGATATGTCTATGGAAGAACTAGCTAGTCTAGCTCAAACAGCGGGTGCTCAGGTTGTTAGCTCTTATCTCCAAAAAAGAGAAAAATATGATAGTAAAACCTTTATTGGCTCCGGTAAACTTGACGAGATTAAGTTAATGATCGATGCTGATGCCATCGACACCGTCATCGTTAACAATCGCCTAACTCCTAGACAAAATGCCAATTTAGAAGAAATATTAGAGGTTAAAGTTATTGACCGTATGCAGTTGATTTTAGATATATTTGCCATGCGTGCTCGCAGTCACGAAGGCAAATTGCAAGTTCACTTAGCTCAACTGAAGTACATGTTACCTCGATTAGTAGGTCAAGGGATTATGCTCAGTCGCCAAGCGGGTGGCATTGGAAGTCGTGGTCCGGGCGAAAGCCAACTAGAGCTGAATCGTCGTTCAATCAGACATCAGATTTCTGATATTGAGAAACAACTTGCAATTGTTGAAAAAAATCGTCAAACAATTCGTGATCGAAGGGTACAGTCTGACACTTTTAAAATTGGTTTAATTGGTTATACTAACGCTGGCAAGTCAACAATTATGAATGTCTTGACAGATGATGGCCAATACGAAGCAAATGAGCTTTTTGCAACCTTGGATGCTACGACAAAGCAAATTTATTTACAAAATCAATTTAGAGCAACTTTAACAGATACTGTTGGTTTTATTCAAGATTTACCGACAGAATTAGTAGCAGCTTTTAAATCAACTTTAGAAGAGAGTCGCTATGTTGATTTACTGTTGCACGTTGTTGATGCCAGTGACTCAAATCATTCTGAACAAGAAAAAGTGGTTCTAGATATTTTGAAAGATTTAGAGATGCTCGATATTCCTCGTCTTGTTATCTACAATAAAATGGATCAAGCAGATCATCTAACGGCGACAGCTTTTCCAAATGTAAGACTATCAGCTAAGGACCCCGAAAGTAGATCTTTGTTGAGACGGATTATCAGTCATCAGATTCAAGAGTTATATCACCCTTTTTCGATTAAAGTGCATCAGGAAAAAGCTTATAAATTGTATGATTTAAATAAAATTGCTTTGCTGGACTCTTATCGTTTTGAAGAGGAAGTTGAAGAGATTTCAGGTTATATTAACCCTAAACATAAATGGAGATTAGAAGAATTTTATGATTGA
- a CDS encoding LacI family DNA-binding transcriptional regulator — protein MVTIKDVANKAGVNPSTVSRVLKDNKSISEKTKERVRKAMQELGYVPNLAAQILASGLTHNIGLVFPPITFTDRLSEPFFMQILSTITNEAKKHHFTISIATGNSVEALEEQVKLMHLQKRVDGFIILYSELNDPVRHYLMANKIPFVIVGAPEGDENNITYIDNDNQLMAKTAINYLYNNGHKRILFITDDLQSEVASERYIGYLKGCMKLHLESNPMLLFDRSDPISVEELTETIFDFQATALIVIGDILSVRMIQLLSYHGLKVPDDISIITFNNSTYCKLVHPYLTTFDINVDNLGITSFKQLMDIISSKEQSLSQKIFVPFTLKIRESVRNLKNSKKSSI, from the coding sequence ATGGTAACAATAAAAGATGTTGCTAACAAGGCAGGAGTAAATCCATCAACTGTTAGTCGGGTATTAAAAGATAATAAATCTATCTCTGAGAAAACAAAGGAGAGAGTTCGAAAAGCTATGCAGGAACTGGGTTACGTGCCAAACCTTGCAGCACAAATACTGGCTAGTGGCCTAACGCATAATATTGGTCTGGTCTTTCCTCCAATAACTTTCACTGATCGTTTGTCAGAGCCTTTTTTTATGCAAATATTATCAACTATAACCAATGAGGCTAAGAAACATCACTTTACGATTTCTATTGCAACTGGTAATTCAGTTGAGGCTCTTGAAGAACAAGTTAAGCTAATGCATCTTCAAAAGAGAGTTGATGGTTTTATTATTTTATATTCTGAATTAAATGATCCCGTTCGCCACTATTTGATGGCTAATAAAATCCCTTTTGTCATTGTCGGAGCACCTGAAGGCGATGAAAATAATATCACATACATTGATAATGATAATCAATTAATGGCTAAAACAGCAATTAATTATTTATATAACAATGGTCATAAACGTATTTTATTTATTACAGATGATCTCCAATCAGAAGTAGCGTCTGAGCGCTACATTGGTTATCTTAAGGGGTGTATGAAATTACATTTGGAGTCAAATCCAATGTTGCTTTTTGACCGTAGTGACCCAATAAGTGTTGAAGAGTTGACCGAAACTATTTTTGATTTTCAGGCAACTGCCTTGATTGTTATTGGTGATATTTTAAGTGTTCGAATGATTCAATTGCTTTCATACCACGGTCTAAAAGTTCCGGACGATATCTCTATTATTACCTTTAATAATTCAACATACTGTAAATTGGTCCACCCCTACCTGACGACATTTGACATTAATGTTGATAATTTGGGAATCACCAGTTTTAAGCAATTAATGGACATTATCAGTTCAAAAGAACAGTCTCTTAGTCAAAAAATCTTTGTGCCCTTTACCCTTAAGATTAGAGAGAGTGTTCGTAATTTAAAAAATAGTAAGAAAAGCAGTATTTGA
- a CDS encoding DUF3042 family protein: protein MSKNYQFAKGLATGVLATAATVAGAVFAVKKTIIEPEEEKEAFVEENRKKAARRRVAR, encoded by the coding sequence ATGTCTAAGAATTATCAATTCGCTAAAGGTTTAGCAACTGGTGTCCTGGCTACTGCCGCAACCGTTGCAGGTGCAGTTTTTGCAGTCAAAAAAACAATTATTGAACCTGAAGAAGAAAAAGAAGCATTCGTAGAAGAAAACCGTAAAAAAGCAGCGCGTAGACGTGTTGCTCGCTAA
- a CDS encoding cystathionine beta-lyase, with protein sequence MIDYVALAIKMGGFTQLDKSYLETILKNLSHDQKLKVITPPPSVINAYFAEIYQKQSPKAATDYFFELSKAFELFQKQPSFLEEKPFIRLNLSGRSFGLAFENAKEVALVFSEGDQVISDDLLLELAQIFPHYVVFLEEGLIKMQTRPFPFENTKEIVLKDALLTKGTQSGQVILLSGYNAQEVISLSQEYQGNKYYAFQQKECQIYINQEKE encoded by the coding sequence ATGATTGATTATGTTGCACTTGCGATAAAAATGGGTGGTTTTACACAGCTTGATAAAAGTTACTTAGAGACAATTTTGAAGAATTTAAGTCATGATCAAAAATTAAAAGTTATTACGCCACCACCAAGTGTCATTAATGCCTATTTTGCAGAAATTTATCAAAAACAGTCACCAAAGGCAGCAACTGATTACTTTTTTGAACTCAGTAAGGCTTTTGAGCTTTTTCAAAAGCAACCAAGCTTTCTAGAAGAAAAACCGTTTATACGCTTAAATCTCTCAGGACGTTCCTTTGGCTTGGCTTTTGAAAACGCTAAAGAAGTGGCGCTCGTTTTTTCAGAAGGTGACCAAGTGATATCTGATGACCTCTTATTAGAGCTTGCTCAAATTTTCCCACATTATGTGGTCTTTCTTGAAGAGGGGTTGATTAAAATGCAAACAAGACCTTTTCCATTTGAAAATACAAAGGAGATTGTTTTAAAAGATGCCCTCTTAACTAAGGGAACTCAATCTGGTCAGGTTATTCTTTTATCAGGCTATAATGCCCAAGAAGTCATCTCTCTTAGTCAAGAATATCAAGGAAACAAATATTATGCATTCCAACAGAAAGAATGCCAAATTTATATCAATCAAGAGAAAGAATAG
- the rnz gene encoding ribonuclease Z produces MELQFLGTGAGQPAKQRNVSSLVLKLLDEINEIWMFDCGEGTQRQILETTIKPRKIEKIFITHLHGDHIFGLPGFLSSRAFQASEEQTDVEIFGPIGIKSFVQNSLSVSGSRLPYKIHYHELAEDNLGKILETDKFTVYAEGLAHTIFCLGYRVVQKDLEGTLDAEALKEAGVPFGPLFGKIKNGQDVTLEDGRLIQAKDFISAPKKGKIITILGDTRKSLASQRLAKDADVLVHEATYGKGDDKIARNHGHSTNLQAAQIAKDAGVKRLLLNHVSARFLGRDCRQMEKDAAAIFANVKIVKDLEEIRIQ; encoded by the coding sequence ATGGAATTACAATTTTTAGGAACTGGTGCTGGTCAGCCAGCCAAACAGCGGAATGTTTCGAGCCTTGTCTTGAAACTTCTTGATGAAATTAACGAAATTTGGATGTTTGATTGTGGTGAAGGAACACAGAGACAAATTCTTGAAACAACAATCAAACCTAGAAAAATTGAAAAAATATTTATCACTCACTTGCATGGAGACCATATCTTTGGTTTACCAGGTTTTCTTTCTAGTCGAGCTTTTCAAGCAAGTGAAGAACAAACAGATGTTGAGATTTTTGGTCCGATAGGGATTAAATCCTTTGTTCAAAACAGCCTATCAGTATCCGGCTCCCGTCTTCCCTATAAGATTCATTACCATGAATTGGCTGAGGATAACTTAGGTAAAATTCTTGAAACAGACAAATTTACAGTTTATGCAGAAGGTTTAGCTCATACTATTTTTTGTCTAGGTTATCGTGTTGTTCAAAAAGACTTAGAGGGCACGCTTGATGCCGAGGCTTTAAAAGAAGCAGGAGTTCCTTTTGGTCCTCTATTTGGCAAAATCAAAAATGGCCAAGATGTGACATTAGAAGATGGTCGCCTGATCCAGGCAAAAGACTTCATTTCTGCCCCTAAAAAAGGGAAGATTATTACTATACTTGGAGATACGCGCAAATCGTTAGCCAGTCAGAGATTAGCAAAAGACGCAGATGTCCTTGTTCATGAAGCGACTTACGGAAAAGGCGATGACAAGATTGCACGCAATCATGGTCATTCAACGAACTTACAAGCGGCCCAAATTGCAAAAGATGCAGGTGTGAAGCGCTTGCTCTTGAATCATGTTTCAGCTCGGTTTTTGGGGCGCGATTGCCGTCAAATGGAGAAAGATGCAGCAGCTATTTTTGC